A genomic stretch from Algoriphagus halophilus includes:
- a CDS encoding PH domain-containing protein codes for MKFKASLDTLAKGITVFIILLFIYLGQRSFLIIMDSETDTTSFYLHVFILVFLILVLFGTWVFSPQGYEIGDGTLTIKRIIGNVHIRLPEIIEVKELSKEETRGTIRTFGVGGLFGYFGRFYIPKLGRVILFATQRKNKVLIKKKDETQIIITPDNLQFTQYLNQKIS; via the coding sequence ATGAAATTTAAAGCATCTTTAGATACGCTTGCCAAAGGCATTACAGTGTTTATTATTTTACTTTTCATTTATTTGGGGCAGCGCAGTTTCCTCATCATTATGGATTCAGAAACTGATACCACAAGCTTTTATCTCCATGTATTTATACTCGTGTTTTTAATTCTAGTGCTGTTCGGCACCTGGGTTTTTTCACCTCAGGGTTATGAGATTGGTGATGGAACACTTACCATCAAAAGGATTATTGGAAATGTCCACATACGCCTTCCTGAAATCATCGAAGTGAAAGAGCTTTCAAAGGAAGAGACCAGAGGTACTATTAGGACTTTCGGAGTAGGGGGATTATTTGGCTATTTTGGAAGGTTTTATATTCCTAAACTAGGGAGGGTGATTTTATTTGCTACCCAAAGAAAGAATAAAGTACTCATTAAAAAGAAGGACGAGACGCAGATAATCATCACACCGGATAACCTTCAATTCACCCAGTATTTAAATCAAAAAATAAGCTGA
- a CDS encoding polysaccharide deacetylase family protein: MNKVWGLLLCFSCSVSFVQGQVTYDAYGALTRSDQKEKNIYLIFSGHDYQEGFEHVLSVLTKYEIKGSFFFTGEFVRSNQELVKKIAKGGHYLGAHSDQHLLYCDWGNRDSLLVDEQLIRQDIMDNLKELGNLGVHPDIFLPPYEWYNKKVVEIAKGLGQLTINFSAGTRSNADYTSPDMDNYVDSSTILESVYEYESKAGLNGFHLLIHPGTDPKREDKFYLQLEGLINGLEGKGYKFAKLSR, encoded by the coding sequence ATGAATAAAGTCTGGGGGCTCTTACTGTGTTTTAGTTGCAGTGTTTCTTTTGTTCAAGGACAAGTAACCTATGATGCCTATGGAGCTTTGACCAGATCAGACCAAAAGGAGAAAAACATTTACCTGATTTTCTCCGGGCATGATTACCAGGAAGGTTTTGAGCATGTTCTTTCGGTTCTAACAAAATATGAAATAAAAGGATCCTTCTTTTTTACGGGAGAATTTGTACGGTCTAATCAGGAACTGGTGAAAAAGATAGCGAAAGGGGGGCATTACCTGGGAGCCCATTCTGATCAACACTTATTGTACTGTGATTGGGGAAACCGAGATAGCTTATTAGTGGATGAACAGTTGATCAGGCAGGACATCATGGATAATTTGAAGGAGTTGGGGAATCTGGGAGTCCATCCTGATATATTCTTGCCTCCCTACGAATGGTACAATAAGAAAGTCGTGGAGATTGCGAAAGGGTTGGGGCAGCTTACCATTAATTTCAGCGCAGGGACAAGGTCAAATGCTGATTATACCAGTCCTGACATGGACAATTATGTCGATTCATCTACGATTCTTGAAAGTGTTTACGAGTATGAATCGAAGGCTGGGTTGAACGGATTTCATTTGTTAATTCACCCAGGTACGGACCCCAAAAGGGAGGATAAATTCTACCTGCAATTGGAAGGATTAATTAATGGACTCGAGGGTAAAGGATATAAGTTTGCAAAACTATCCAGGTAA
- a CDS encoding glycoside hydrolase family 9 protein, with translation MNFKNLPIVLVVLVFILRSTELMAAPDVEFRVNLQGYLSDMPKTALLLSKVDLGTIEVYLKTSAGQTKERLELQKKGNPWSPFSFYYEVDFSGFMEEGEFYLELPELTVKSEHFRIGAYPAWQEEVVSFIRTQRCGFNPFTEEYCHQEDGLSFFGIWSDSTRMDATGGWHDAGDQLKYLITSSNTTARLLMTYQMRPERFMDEVNEQGLPMKNELPDILDEAKWGLEWILKLHPGPSELYHQVADDRDHRGFKLPHEDNADYGWGSNRFRPVYFATGKPQGLSQYKSEATGIGNLAGRSAATLALGYQVFISFPEFHEFAEKCLKAAVELYQTGKKQEGFQQGNSFSAPYRYEENTWADDMEWGAAELFKISKEKEYLEDARRYASIIKEWSWMERDSASHYEMYPFLNMGHYALWQIGKEEDKKQMVAYFEQNLEQVKKRADQNPYGVGHLFIWCSNNLAAAVATQAMLYEEMTGSTKYRPLLVNHVNWLLGLNPWSSSMITGLPEHADSPLDVHMPFWRLLDTSIAGSLVDGPIWSSIHENMLGIELSEPDEYAHLQPDHIKYMDDWMDYSTNEPTLDGSAELLMILTYLNHE, from the coding sequence ATGAATTTCAAAAATCTCCCTATTGTTCTGGTTGTCCTTGTTTTTATACTACGTTCCACGGAACTGATGGCTGCCCCGGATGTGGAATTTCGAGTCAACCTACAAGGGTATCTTTCAGATATGCCTAAAACAGCATTGCTGCTGAGCAAAGTCGATCTAGGGACAATAGAAGTATATTTAAAAACGTCTGCCGGTCAAACAAAAGAACGATTGGAACTTCAAAAAAAGGGCAATCCATGGAGTCCTTTTTCCTTCTATTATGAAGTTGATTTTTCTGGGTTTATGGAGGAAGGAGAGTTCTATTTGGAGTTGCCGGAATTGACTGTCAAAAGTGAGCATTTTCGGATAGGGGCTTATCCTGCCTGGCAAGAGGAGGTCGTCTCATTCATCAGGACACAAAGATGCGGGTTTAATCCCTTTACCGAAGAGTACTGTCATCAGGAAGATGGATTGAGTTTTTTCGGGATATGGTCTGATTCCACCAGAATGGATGCGACAGGAGGTTGGCACGATGCCGGAGATCAGCTGAAATATTTGATCACCAGCAGTAATACCACTGCCAGACTCTTGATGACTTATCAAATGAGGCCTGAGCGGTTTATGGATGAAGTAAATGAGCAAGGTCTTCCGATGAAGAATGAGCTTCCTGATATTTTGGATGAAGCCAAGTGGGGCTTGGAATGGATCCTGAAATTACATCCTGGACCCAGTGAATTATACCATCAAGTGGCTGATGACCGAGACCATAGAGGCTTTAAGCTACCTCATGAGGACAATGCAGATTATGGATGGGGGTCCAATCGTTTTAGGCCCGTCTATTTTGCAACTGGCAAACCACAAGGACTTTCTCAATACAAAAGCGAAGCCACAGGTATTGGGAACCTTGCGGGTAGGTCAGCTGCCACCCTCGCCTTGGGATATCAAGTATTCATTAGTTTTCCTGAGTTTCATGAATTTGCCGAGAAATGCTTGAAGGCAGCCGTAGAACTTTACCAAACGGGGAAGAAACAAGAAGGCTTTCAGCAGGGGAATAGTTTTAGTGCCCCCTATCGGTATGAGGAAAACACCTGGGCGGATGACATGGAGTGGGGGGCTGCAGAGTTGTTTAAAATTTCAAAAGAGAAAGAATATTTGGAGGATGCCAGAAGATATGCATCCATTATCAAAGAATGGTCCTGGATGGAACGTGATTCTGCCAGCCATTACGAAATGTATCCGTTCTTAAACATGGGGCATTACGCACTTTGGCAAATCGGGAAAGAAGAAGACAAAAAGCAGATGGTGGCCTACTTCGAACAAAACCTGGAGCAGGTAAAAAAACGAGCAGATCAGAATCCCTATGGTGTGGGGCATTTATTTATTTGGTGTTCCAATAACCTGGCAGCGGCAGTAGCTACCCAAGCCATGTTGTACGAAGAAATGACTGGTTCAACCAAATACCGACCTCTTTTGGTCAATCATGTCAACTGGTTGCTGGGATTAAACCCATGGAGTTCCAGCATGATTACCGGGCTTCCGGAACATGCGGATTCCCCCTTGGATGTGCATATGCCCTTTTGGAGATTGTTGGATACCTCCATTGCAGGAAGCCTGGTAGATGGCCCCATCTGGTCAAGTATTCATGAGAATATGTTGGGAATTGAACTTTCAGAACCGGATGAATATGCGCATTTGCAGCCGGATCATATTAAATACATGGATGATTGGATGGATTATAGCACCAATGAACCTACCCTGGATGGATCCGCAGAGCTGCTAATGATTCTTACTTATTTGAATCATGAATAA
- a CDS encoding glycoside hydrolase family 20 protein — translation MKHLLYFLGICLLFSCSRPAREQVSIIPAPAHLHLAGGEFVLDAETQLIVSEADGFQHEIDFFQSYISEQLGEELSFSEGRTSLEILKSNEIEGEESYALSIQEHKITLKASHNKGVFYGLVSLIQLIPPSNSSKEIRLPVLEISDQPTYEWRGMHLDVSRHFFSMDYLKRYVDLLALYKLNKLHLHLTDDQGWRIEIKKYPQLTEQGAWRTFNDQDSICIDKSMEDPRFALDPNHIQVIDDQLHYGGYYTQEELKDLVAYAGTRHVEIIPEIDMPGHMMAAISVFPELACNGEAAWGEVFSTPLCPVNEEVYTFVENVLTEVSEIFPSKYIHIGADEVEKSTWEESAACNEFMLENGIEDVDMLQSYFVKRVTNFLQARGKEVVVWDDALAGGIDASLNVMYWRNWVAEVPDNVVKNGNDLILTPGDPFYFSSPNSKLFDIYNKKLLGAKFPEELSHQIKGLQASLWTETIPSEDLADAMLFPNVLALAERAWSPASIQDWDSFKRRLPSQLDRLEYMGVNYEYKQSNALIPFMNVDLENKRIGVSFETDLNDPIIYYTTDGSMPSAASNRYEGEFFVNGSASIVAAVFEEGKAKEPILRKQVDYHLAIGKPVVYHKAWNPSYPAGDAGSLTNGLRGGDSYNDGFWQGFTNDLDVVVDLEEVHDLSSFSATFMQVIGPGVFLPGSVEVSISGDGETYEKVLTLNHPISPEEKGLIFHHFDGSLEGKRARYVQVVAKNTQSGFMFVDELVIQ, via the coding sequence TTGAAACACCTGTTATACTTCCTTGGGATCTGCCTTCTTTTTTCTTGTTCACGGCCTGCCAGGGAACAGGTATCCATTATACCTGCCCCTGCCCATCTCCACCTAGCCGGAGGGGAATTTGTGTTGGATGCTGAAACCCAGTTGATCGTTTCCGAAGCAGATGGGTTCCAACATGAAATTGATTTTTTCCAATCGTACATCTCAGAACAATTAGGGGAGGAGCTTTCCTTTTCAGAGGGGAGAACTAGTCTGGAAATTTTAAAGTCCAATGAAATTGAAGGGGAAGAATCCTATGCGCTTTCTATCCAGGAACATAAAATCACCTTAAAAGCCAGTCATAACAAAGGTGTTTTTTACGGGTTGGTCTCTTTGATCCAGTTAATTCCACCTTCCAATTCCTCAAAGGAGATCAGGCTTCCTGTTTTGGAGATCAGCGATCAGCCAACTTATGAGTGGAGGGGAATGCATTTGGACGTTTCCAGGCACTTCTTTTCCATGGATTATTTAAAAAGGTATGTGGATCTATTGGCCTTGTATAAACTCAACAAACTCCACTTACACCTGACCGATGACCAAGGTTGGAGAATTGAAATCAAGAAATACCCCCAATTGACAGAACAGGGAGCTTGGAGGACCTTCAATGATCAAGATTCAATTTGCATAGATAAATCCATGGAAGATCCTAGGTTTGCCCTGGACCCTAACCACATCCAAGTCATCGATGATCAACTTCATTACGGGGGGTATTATACACAGGAGGAATTGAAGGATTTGGTGGCCTATGCCGGTACCAGGCATGTGGAAATTATTCCTGAAATAGATATGCCCGGTCATATGATGGCTGCAATTTCGGTATTTCCGGAGTTGGCCTGTAATGGGGAGGCAGCATGGGGCGAGGTGTTTTCCACGCCACTTTGTCCTGTAAACGAGGAAGTCTATACGTTTGTGGAAAATGTTTTGACAGAGGTAAGTGAAATTTTTCCATCCAAATATATTCATATCGGTGCAGACGAAGTGGAGAAATCCACCTGGGAAGAATCTGCAGCATGCAATGAATTCATGCTAGAAAATGGGATCGAAGATGTGGACATGCTTCAAAGCTATTTTGTAAAGCGCGTAACCAACTTTCTCCAAGCAAGAGGGAAAGAAGTCGTTGTTTGGGATGATGCCTTGGCTGGGGGAATTGATGCGAGTCTGAATGTGATGTATTGGAGAAATTGGGTGGCTGAAGTCCCTGACAACGTAGTAAAGAATGGGAATGATTTGATTTTAACCCCCGGAGATCCTTTTTACTTTTCGAGTCCCAATTCCAAACTGTTTGACATCTACAATAAGAAGCTCTTAGGAGCTAAATTTCCAGAGGAGCTATCCCATCAGATCAAAGGTCTGCAAGCAAGTCTGTGGACGGAAACCATTCCTTCCGAGGACTTGGCTGATGCGATGTTATTCCCCAATGTATTGGCGCTTGCCGAAAGAGCCTGGTCTCCCGCTTCCATTCAGGATTGGGATTCCTTTAAAAGAAGACTGCCCAGCCAATTGGATCGACTGGAGTACATGGGGGTGAACTATGAGTATAAGCAAAGTAATGCCTTGATTCCCTTTATGAATGTGGACCTTGAAAATAAAAGGATCGGTGTTTCATTTGAAACGGACTTGAATGATCCAATCATCTATTATACCACCGATGGCAGTATGCCAAGCGCTGCTTCGAACCGGTATGAGGGGGAGTTTTTTGTCAATGGAAGTGCTTCCATTGTGGCAGCAGTATTTGAGGAGGGGAAGGCCAAAGAGCCGATTTTGCGAAAGCAGGTGGATTATCATCTAGCCATAGGCAAACCTGTAGTTTATCATAAGGCCTGGAACCCATCTTATCCGGCAGGAGATGCTGGAAGCCTCACCAATGGATTGAGGGGAGGAGACTCTTACAATGACGGTTTTTGGCAGGGATTTACCAATGACCTGGATGTCGTGGTAGACCTGGAAGAAGTCCATGACCTGTCTTCTTTCTCCGCCACTTTTATGCAAGTAATAGGACCGGGCGTGTTCCTTCCTGGCTCGGTAGAAGTTTCCATTTCTGGGGATGGGGAAACCTATGAAAAAGTGTTGACGTTGAATCATCCCATTTCCCCTGAAGAAAAAGGCTTGATTTTCCATCATTTTGATGGCTCACTGGAAGGGAAAAGAGCCAGGTATGTTCAAGTGGTTGCAAAAAACACCCAGTCCGGATTTATGTTTGTGGATGAGTTAGTCATCCAATAA
- a CDS encoding family 43 glycosylhydrolase produces MRLLSFFALVLLLASCKTKLDQTNEPSQTAVFQTQVIPGELPDPSVIEVDGTFYATGSSNDWGPLYPIYESSDLRNWRFVNYVFKEIPEWTSSSFWAPELFYRDGKFYCYYTAKRKDGVSVIGVASTEDISSGFEDHGQLLEWGNESIDAFVFQEGNELYVSWKAYGLNPDKPIQLLGAALSEDGLQLKGEVFEMLTAESGNWEKGGIEGQSIVEKDGYLYLLYSGNACCGASCDYMVGVARAKSFQGPWEKYPGNPILTGNQNWKCPGHGTAIQTGDDWYYLYHAYPTAGFPYLGRAAVLSQFFWNEAEAWPYFKVNDQSSQPSHLKKDFKDEFNSEKLGAVWRYDIPNYEQEVSTDSGKLVMVDKNRDPSNPSGAFIGVNPEAADFTMEAAVLANSDALSGIALYATKQNSVGLGVENGELVLWKVKDGSLEILHERNLGQEDRVRLRATVEQGYRLNFEYSLDGKAWSPVTNDQNGASQVEGDHLDFWSWGIKAGLFVRGEENSKGEFENFKLTY; encoded by the coding sequence ATGCGATTGCTTTCATTTTTTGCCTTGGTTTTACTGCTGGCATCATGTAAAACCAAGCTTGATCAGACTAATGAGCCCTCCCAAACAGCAGTTTTTCAGACCCAGGTGATTCCGGGGGAGTTGCCGGATCCTTCTGTGATCGAGGTGGACGGTACCTTTTATGCAACAGGCTCTTCCAATGATTGGGGGCCATTGTATCCCATTTACGAATCTTCTGATCTCAGGAACTGGAGATTCGTGAATTACGTGTTCAAGGAGATTCCTGAATGGACCAGTTCCAGTTTTTGGGCTCCCGAATTATTTTATCGGGATGGGAAATTTTACTGTTATTATACTGCTAAAAGAAAAGATGGGGTATCGGTGATCGGTGTTGCCAGTACCGAGGATATTTCTTCTGGGTTTGAGGATCATGGACAGTTGCTGGAGTGGGGAAATGAGTCCATAGATGCATTTGTGTTTCAGGAAGGAAATGAACTGTATGTGAGCTGGAAAGCCTATGGATTAAACCCGGATAAGCCGATTCAATTGTTGGGTGCAGCCCTATCAGAAGACGGCCTGCAGTTGAAAGGAGAAGTATTTGAAATGCTGACTGCTGAGTCAGGGAACTGGGAAAAAGGTGGCATTGAAGGACAATCTATTGTTGAAAAGGATGGTTACCTCTACCTATTGTATTCTGGCAATGCCTGCTGTGGCGCTTCATGCGATTACATGGTAGGTGTGGCCAGGGCAAAAAGCTTTCAAGGTCCATGGGAAAAATATCCTGGAAACCCCATATTAACGGGAAATCAAAACTGGAAGTGCCCTGGGCATGGGACTGCGATTCAAACCGGGGATGATTGGTATTACCTATACCATGCTTATCCTACAGCAGGTTTTCCCTATTTGGGGAGGGCTGCGGTCCTCAGTCAATTTTTTTGGAATGAAGCAGAGGCATGGCCCTATTTTAAAGTGAATGACCAAAGCTCCCAGCCTTCCCACCTTAAAAAGGATTTCAAGGATGAGTTTAATTCAGAAAAACTAGGGGCTGTCTGGAGGTATGATATCCCCAATTACGAGCAGGAAGTGAGTACGGATTCGGGGAAACTGGTAATGGTTGACAAAAACAGGGATCCTTCCAACCCATCAGGGGCTTTTATTGGCGTAAATCCAGAAGCAGCAGACTTTACCATGGAAGCAGCAGTCTTGGCGAATTCAGATGCATTAAGCGGAATTGCGTTGTATGCTACCAAGCAGAACAGTGTAGGGTTGGGCGTGGAAAATGGGGAGCTGGTCTTGTGGAAAGTGAAGGACGGAAGCTTGGAGATTTTACATGAAAGAAATTTGGGCCAAGAAGATAGAGTGAGGCTAAGAGCGACCGTGGAGCAAGGTTACCGCCTGAATTTTGAATACAGCCTAGATGGGAAAGCCTGGAGTCCGGTTACCAATGATCAAAACGGGGCAAGTCAGGTAGAGGGAGATCATTTGGATTTTTGGTCTTGGGGCATCAAAGCTGGATTATTTGTGAGAGGGGAAGAAAATAGTAAGGGTGAATTTGAAAATTTTAAATTGACCTACTGA
- a CDS encoding DUF3748 domain-containing protein produces the protein MDLDQVFTHPMVLHEIQMTEGPTGHFLNQRQAFSPNDQLLVFDNRNEDSKIGENASIELLDLSTKKVSRVYTIENQQNFGPGAGAVSFHPKENKIVFIHGLWNASEKKPYSITRRFGMQLDLDDDLKANPLDARDVQEPFTLGALRGGSHAYSYSSDGQMVSFTYNDEVVDLAAQENPKIVDLRTVGAILTKDPVSIHGSINPENFNGSGFAILLAEVTATPEKGTDQISKAYEECWVGKSGYQRQDGTVQTRALAYLGDVVLANGEKATEVFISDIPEELEQLKTRVTTGTKTSLPAIPEGVKQRRLTYTSTHAYPGVQGPRQWLRSSPDGSNIYFYKKDEKGLVQIYSVSPANGTIVQVTHNDFSADTSFDLSFDGKYLAYGVKESIYLTKVEDGKTIQIVAAPRGSSHGLCNINWANTSYQLAYNRKVISPEGPYFQIFTVSF, from the coding sequence GTGGACTTAGATCAGGTATTCACCCATCCCATGGTGCTCCATGAAATTCAAATGACGGAAGGGCCAACAGGTCATTTTTTAAATCAAAGACAGGCATTTTCCCCGAATGATCAATTGTTGGTGTTTGACAATAGAAATGAGGATTCCAAAATAGGAGAGAATGCTTCCATTGAACTTTTGGACTTGTCCACGAAAAAAGTAAGCAGGGTTTACACCATTGAAAATCAACAAAATTTTGGGCCCGGGGCAGGAGCAGTGAGCTTTCACCCCAAAGAAAACAAGATTGTTTTTATTCATGGTTTATGGAATGCTTCGGAAAAAAAGCCGTATTCAATTACGAGGCGTTTTGGCATGCAGCTTGATTTGGATGATGATTTGAAAGCCAATCCACTGGATGCACGTGATGTTCAGGAACCTTTTACTTTGGGAGCCTTAAGAGGTGGATCCCATGCCTACTCCTATAGCTCCGATGGCCAAATGGTCAGCTTTACCTACAACGACGAAGTAGTGGACCTAGCGGCTCAGGAAAACCCAAAAATAGTCGATTTAAGAACTGTGGGAGCAATTTTGACCAAAGATCCAGTTTCAATTCATGGAAGCATCAATCCTGAAAATTTCAATGGAAGTGGCTTTGCCATCTTATTGGCGGAGGTTACCGCAACTCCTGAAAAAGGGACCGATCAAATAAGTAAAGCCTACGAAGAATGCTGGGTAGGAAAATCGGGTTACCAAAGGCAAGATGGAACCGTTCAAACAAGAGCTTTGGCCTATTTGGGAGATGTAGTGCTGGCAAATGGTGAGAAAGCGACCGAAGTCTTTATTTCTGACATACCTGAGGAACTTGAACAATTGAAAACTAGGGTTACCACTGGGACTAAGACGAGCCTTCCTGCTATTCCTGAGGGGGTGAAACAAAGGAGGTTGACCTATACTTCTACACATGCCTATCCGGGAGTTCAAGGACCGAGGCAATGGTTAAGAAGTTCACCAGATGGCAGTAACATCTATTTTTACAAAAAAGATGAAAAGGGACTGGTTCAAATCTATTCGGTTTCACCTGCAAATGGTACCATCGTTCAGGTCACCCATAATGATTTTTCCGCGGACACCTCCTTTGATTTAAGTTTTGATGGGAAGTATTTGGCTTATGGGGTAAAGGAATCCATTTACTTGACCAAAGTAGAGGATGGAAAGACCATCCAGATCGTGGCTGCTCCAAGAGGCAGCTCCCATGGACTTTGCAATATCAATTGGGCAAATACTTCTTATCAATTGGCTTATAATCGAAAAGTGATCAGTCCAGAAGGTCCGTATTTTCAGATTTTCACAGTATCTTTTTGA
- a CDS encoding nucleotidyl transferase AbiEii/AbiGii toxin family protein, with the protein MAKIDFYTIDKAEKEAIFNAIANEEGMTPFAVEKDWWVSRTLEIIFQMSIAQHLVFKGGTSLSKAWKLINRFSEDIDLAIDKEFFEGFKGEISKTKITKLRKEAGAYTTGIFFEELQEKFHENGLSGLEFKVIEAKDSDQDPRVLEIYYPNIIPSDSDYILPRVQIEISCRSLREPFTIQTIGSMVDEVYAGKEFAKPLFRVPTAIPERTFLEKLFLLHEEFHRPVEKRRVERLSRHIYDVFQLAKAGVAAKAINDRELYETIVAHRFKFARVGDVDYNCHNPKKLNPIPPPEVIREWEKDYSKMKEDMIYDGDKPSFQELIKNLEEIRTELQSLYWEYKLDFRSPNH; encoded by the coding sequence ATGGCAAAAATTGATTTCTATACCATAGACAAGGCAGAGAAAGAAGCCATTTTCAATGCTATTGCCAACGAAGAGGGGATGACACCATTTGCTGTAGAAAAAGACTGGTGGGTAAGCAGAACCTTGGAAATCATTTTTCAGATGTCAATTGCCCAACATTTGGTTTTTAAAGGAGGGACCTCATTAAGCAAAGCGTGGAAACTCATCAACAGATTTTCGGAGGATATTGATTTAGCTATCGACAAGGAGTTCTTTGAAGGCTTCAAAGGAGAAATTTCAAAGACTAAAATTACCAAACTTAGAAAAGAGGCAGGGGCCTACACGACCGGGATATTCTTTGAAGAACTACAAGAAAAATTTCATGAAAACGGATTATCTGGACTTGAATTTAAAGTAATAGAAGCGAAAGACAGTGATCAGGATCCAAGAGTCCTGGAAATCTATTATCCAAATATAATTCCATCAGATTCGGACTATATTTTACCAAGGGTACAAATAGAGATTAGCTGCCGTTCTCTTAGAGAACCATTCACTATTCAGACAATTGGTTCTATGGTTGATGAAGTGTATGCTGGTAAGGAATTCGCTAAACCGTTATTTAGAGTGCCTACAGCAATTCCAGAACGGACTTTTTTAGAGAAGTTATTTTTGTTGCATGAGGAATTTCACAGGCCGGTAGAAAAAAGAAGGGTGGAAAGGCTAAGTAGGCACATTTACGATGTGTTTCAATTGGCTAAAGCAGGAGTTGCAGCCAAAGCAATCAATGACAGAGAGTTGTATGAAACTATTGTTGCTCACCGCTTTAAATTTGCAAGAGTTGGGGATGTGGATTACAATTGTCACAATCCTAAAAAGCTTAACCCCATTCCACCTCCTGAGGTGATAAGAGAGTGGGAAAAAGATTATAGTAAAATGAAAGAGGATATGATCTATGATGGAGATAAGCCCTCCTTTCAGGAATTGATCAAAAATTTGGAAGAGATAAGAACCGAACTTCAATCATTGTACTGGGAATATAAACTTGACTTTCGTTCTCCCAATCACTAA
- a CDS encoding DUF6088 family protein, which yields MSIENQILKRIETLPKGELFLPADFSDLGSSEAVRLSLFRLEKEGVILRVAQGIYVRPKESVLIGKLTPTAEEVAEAIAKRDRVRTVPTGSYALNALGLSTQVPMNIVLLTDGSPRELRVGKRSIKFKRATPKNLLAKGKISRLVIQALKEIGKDRITETDEQKILALLQKEDQKDLNHDIALAPIWIQKIMKKALGDGKN from the coding sequence TTGAGTATCGAAAATCAAATATTAAAACGCATTGAGACCCTCCCTAAAGGAGAGCTGTTTCTGCCTGCTGATTTCAGTGATTTGGGTTCTTCTGAGGCAGTAAGGTTGTCTCTTTTTAGATTAGAAAAGGAAGGGGTAATCCTCAGGGTAGCACAAGGAATTTATGTTCGTCCAAAAGAGAGTGTTCTCATTGGAAAGTTGACGCCTACAGCCGAAGAAGTGGCAGAAGCCATTGCCAAAAGAGATCGGGTCAGAACCGTACCTACTGGGAGTTATGCTTTGAATGCTCTGGGTTTGAGTACCCAAGTCCCGATGAACATTGTCTTGCTTACGGATGGTTCACCCCGAGAACTCAGGGTAGGAAAGCGCTCCATTAAGTTTAAAAGAGCTACTCCCAAGAACTTATTGGCCAAGGGTAAAATCAGTCGCTTGGTGATCCAAGCATTGAAGGAAATCGGAAAGGATAGAATAACTGAAACAGACGAGCAAAAGATATTGGCTTTGCTACAAAAAGAGGATCAAAAAGACCTGAACCATGATATTGCTTTAGCACCTATATGGATTCAGAAGATCATGAAAAAGGCATTAGGCGATGGCAAAAATTGA